TTCGTAAGGttagataaaattaaaaaaataaattagttatATTAATTAGTTATACGATCTCGAGTTTGCTATAAACGATGacgattggttttttttttgtttgggtgtATGTTCGGTTTCAGCATAATGCTCTTCACTGTGATGAATCTTACGATGCGCCATGTAAGAACACATGTACCTTTCAATACCAAGGCttgtttgatcgtttttttcctgttcatTTAGTGCCTGTGATAGATTCGCTGTTTATATTAGTAGGATACGGCCACTGCCTGACTGAATGTGCCAGAGTCTTATCAGCACCAGCAAAACAACCTCTTCTGATTTCCTTACGATTATCCTTCTGTACTGTTCTGTTGATTGAGGAGTTTGATGTAGCGTCTTTCGATTGACGACTATATGTACATGTACATAAGATAGcttgcgtgtgtttttgagAGAATTTGTCGATGTTAGTTGTGTACTTCAATCTTACATTCCAtgttatttgaatttattatttctgcCGTGCTTCGGAATCTGAATCCGAGAGAGGGGGGCGAGACCTGGCTCAGACATCCGCCGTTCGCGATGTTATGCTGGGAGATCGTGAGTGTATGACGACGCGGTGACCGTTTTTCGTCACGAATCCGTCACTCTCCACCAGAACGGCCGTCTGGCGGCCTTGAGGATCGCCGTTACTATCCGGTGATTCCTTTGATGATAGACTATGATCCACTACACCTATGTTCGCCTGAGAACCGCCGAGAATTCCTTTACTTTTACCACTACCAGGGGTGCCAACGCCACCGCCTATGCTGCCACCGGCGATCTGGCTACCATTGTCTCCACTACCTATTGCAGCTCCACCGCTACCGTCGTTATCATTGCCATTGCCACCATCGTTTCCGTTATCACAGGCATCTATTTCAAGATCGTCTCCGGTGGAACCGTCAGTTCCACCGCCATGACGCTGCTTGTAGCGTTTCCATGCGTGTTGTATCAGACGGGCACAGTATTCTTCGCGTTGCCTCCAGAGCGTGGACGACACCGGTTCGTAACCCACTTCGTCCGGACGCTGTTGTACCTCACCCAACTCTGCCGTCTCTTCGATAGGATTTCCTTTCCGAGCGAAAAAGTCTTTCGTCAGTGCGTCCAGGATATCGACACAGAACATCATATCGCCACGGCAGATAGGAATATCCATCGAAATAATTTTGTAACGGTTCGGTTTATGTATCTGGAGGGGCGGTTCCAGCACGTCCAGAAAGTCTGATAGTTGATCGTACCGAACGTATTGTGTACCGTCCGGATCAAACTGTTGCCATATTTCGTAGTACATATCGTAGTCGTCGTCCGTCAAGCCCTCCTGCACGTCTTCCGTTGCTTGGGAATAGTTTTCGAGAATAACAGCGATGTACATGTTGATGACGATAAGAAAACTTATTACTAGATACGCCAATAGGTACGTTATGCCGATCGTTGATGAGCCACAATTTCCCGGGTAGCCTTTATCATTGTCCGGTGGTAGACAGTCTTCTTCGTTGATAATACCATCTAGCACACCATCCCAACCGGCTGAGGTGGACATCTGGAATGTGTAAATACCGAACATATAGGGGGGAatgaggtgtgtgtgtgtgtttttttttttcacgagCATATTTGCAAACAGTGTCTAACCTGAAACAGCAAGATCATACTCTGGCCGAAGGTTTTAAAGTTGTACACATCATCCAAGCCACTCTTATCCTTGACGTGCATGAAGAATGACATcccaaaaatggcaaaaatgaaCATCACCAAAAACAGTAGCAGACAGATGTTAAAAAGTGCAGGCAGCGACATAGCTAACGCAAACAGCAACGTCCGTATACCCTTGGCACCCTTCACCAAACGCAGTACACGGCCCACTTTTGCAACTCGCACGACTCGCAGAAGCGTTGGAGATACAAAATATTTCTCAATAAGATCACTTAAGACAAGACCTGGTATGGGTAAAAACACAACGAGACGATACGGAGTAATTAAAACATCGCATCGAGGAAGGTAGCAAAAACTAGTGAATGACCGCACTTACCTAAAATGGAAAGAATGACCACAACGAAATCAAACAGATTCCACGGTTCGATAAAGTAATGGTATCGTAGGGCGAAGATCTTCATCAAACATTCACTGCTGAAAATGCAGATGAATATCATATTCAAGTAGTCTAGCACCGCGCTAAACGTTTCTGATTGTTTGTAGTGATCCAGCGTCATGGTTAACATATTGAAGCCGATGAACAACATGATGATCATGTCGAACTTTTTATTCGTCACTATTTCGAACACTATTGCTTGCGGGCGCCACTGTAATGAAATGGAGCGAATTAGTGTGTTACGTCGTGGAATGCAGCATGTACTTTACTGCTTACCCTTGGTCGAGGGATTGCCTTGAGTGGTTTCTTCGATCCCATCTTCTTCATGGCATTGTAGTACTTTTTCTGATCTTCCGTCATGAACATTTCCAGTGATCCTCCggctttctttttctgttcatTGAAGTTATCAATAATCACACCGATGAAGAGATTCAGTGTGAAGAACGATCCGAAGATAATGAAGAACACAAAGTACAGATACATGTAGATGTTTGTTTCCCGTATAGGCTGTTTGCCGACCTGTAAAGTAACAGCAAACGATGGGATTAGCtcatttacaaagaaaaaacgaccTCTCTACAGCACATACGTCACGGGAATCAATGGCATCGTTCATGATTTGTATCCATCCTTTGAATGTCGCTACTTGAAATAGACACAAATACGCTTTACCGACGTGATCGAAGTTCATCGGTGAGTTTTCCCATGTATAATTTTCGGCTTTGCACGCATTTACATCCGGAATAATTTCGTGAggtaatgttgttttatttttatccacaCACTATCATACgaagaaacgaaaccaaaTGGATTAGCATGAGAATATTGTTCTAATGGGGATGAAGTACAGCAGTCGCAATACCTTGAAGTATTTTCCAGCAAATAATTGCACTCCCATAATAGCAAATATCAGCCAGAATATCAAACAAACCAGCAGCACGTTGAAGATGGACGGTATAGCTTGAACCAATGCATTCACGACGACCTATACATACACGTACGATTGATTCAATTGTACAGTTGATTCAAACAATAAAgagaataaaacattaataaaattcGTGTAAACGAACCAATCTCTTGCTATGATTCTTAGATCGTTTCATTTGAAAAAGGGAATAGCCCAGCTTTGTTGACCATGCAGTGAACAGAATAAGCGCAATACAGCCATGAACATCTATTTATAAAGCGGTAcaaagtttcaattttttcaattaCCACACAGTTAGTTACCATTttaaaactcataaaaaacaGTTCTGTTGGTAACGAACTGTtggaaagcataaaaacaaagaatcttaaacgcaaacaaaactgtttggcaattgaaaaaattgaaacataaagGCAACacatttcataaaacattattaGCTGATGAGCTGATGTGTATAGTATTTGAGAATAcagttgcaaacaaaaattgtactaagagaaatatttttacagaAAATTTTAAGCTAATGATATAATTCACACCCAATCTGGtctaacaatttttttccacttttattACAATATTGCGTGTTCTACAACCATCTAAAATACTACGTTTATGTTTGTATATACATGATGTGTACTGCATAGCTATGACACCAAAGTACACTTAGCGCATTTGATACACAAGCAAAACACATATCATTCCGCAAGTGTGAcagtgttacaaaaaaaaactgtaatcAAATGAGGCAACAGTTGATAATGCAAACAATACTGGTAAGCGCAATCACAATACTCCTACTCATGAAATATTCAGATGCAGCGTGATGAAGTAATGGCCATAAAGAGCTCTAAAAATATAACTAAGTATATATACGTATATAGAATCTGATTTATAGTAACATAGTCTACTTCAGTTGTTATGATTCAAAAATAACTAACACCATGTAAGAATAATCTAGAAAGAGTAGTATAAGGATAGCGCGATtggttgttgatgatgttttcgtaCTGGTTTGATGCTTAAAACCAAATGTAAGTAGTGCAAATCGATATGTAAAATGACTGTTTTGCTCTATTTGATGCTTTTGGTTTCGAAACTAATTAGAGTAAAGTAAATACTTTGAAGTTACGTACCCTCATTCCCTGCATACGGGACATGGCACGTAGCGGTCTCAGGGCTCTAAGAGTTCGCATGGTTTTGAATGCTTGAATACCACCCGCTCCACAAAGTGAAGCAACGAAGTTTATTAATGATACCTAGGAAAAGCATGGGTCAAATCGAGTGAGTATTTAATGGTTGATGATCGTAAAATTGAACTGTAACCGCCCGTAACTTTTGTTGTCTCCATATGATTGAgctactctttttttatgtgtttgttaTTGAATTATTGTGTCGAGAACATGTGAAGtaaagaaattttgttttcttatttctaatttgcattcaaactGATAAACATAATTGTAATGACGCTTCCTAGGTATTTAGTGTGTATGTAATTTGTTAACGCaatgaaataatcatttttaaatgtattgataaaattcatgttgttttaattgtgtaataataataaaaacaaacaatgaacAATCAATAATGATGAAAACGTTGCTTGTTAGAGTGTACAAATACTCCATAACGATTTCTTATTTAAATTGGCATTGATTTGCTCCGTCACTGGAGCTAAACATTGACTAATTTTCATTGGCCGAGTTACTTCTTAAGCAAAACtgtgtaatatttatttaaaatagtgAACAACAATATCAAAGTTGTATTTAACCGTACGATATCATTACTTAACGCCAGTGAATGGGCATCTGTTTAAGTTAAAGTCACTGTAAGTATTTGCAAATTAACGTAAGTtcaacgaaaaagaaagaaaacaaccatTATAAGTAAAAGAACGTACACAATACATAAAATTGACATCGACACATACTAAAGCGACTGTTTTGCATCAGCTACATGTATAACACGTACGGCAGCGTCTAAAAGGCACGAAAagtcattttgtttgctttcaatttaATCTTGTCTAACCACAAAGTTTATGAAGGAAGattgagtttttgtttgtgtcttAGATCATGATCATCACGCACAACATTCAACATGTCATTCCTTGTATCGGTTTATCTATAGTCAATCCATATGTATTTACAACTGCGACCTCAGACTGCGtgattttcaacattttcataaGCCCTTACTAGGCTCGGTAGTATTGCTAGGTTTGCTCTTAGCTGATCATGTTTGATATTTGTGGTAGTAACTTggtatttattaataattgttACGTTGTTGTACACAAATGGTTACAACATCTGTTTCAAAATCCAAAGGATGGTAATCaatcttttcctttcactATGCCATAAATAAAATCGTAAAACCAGTAATTAGTGCCGTCTTTTCATATTGTTTTATAAGTTTGAAATTATGctgtacaaaacaaatcatttgtgAGTGTAAATGTTGAAACAATATGATGTGCTTCGattaaatttcacatttttcagTTCATTAAAAAGGATATACAATGCTAAGCTTTTGCAaacgttcttttgtttttttttctcaaatgtCTATCAACGACTAACAATAGAGGTATTTCTTGCAACATAAATACTGGATACTAAAACGGAAGAAGTACAGGTAaatagaaatggaaatgggttattttataacgaaaaataatcaatttgtttggttgtttgtcATTTACAGTGTTTCTCAAACGTTCCACATCATTTAGGGTTTATATTAACGTTTTCGTCAGAAACGCAAACAATTATGGCGCACTGATTCTGCATGAACGTTTTACAAATGTTAGAAAGTTGTACATTTTCACACTTAAGAAGAATCCGTTACAGAAAGTGTTCCGTTATACTAAACATCGAATATTACACATTGTAGACTGTAAGCTGCGTTAAACGTTTTGCTTAAACGCATATAAACCAGCAACGCGAACAAAAGATAGATAGATTGACAGATTGGTTCTTTGGACAAACTTTTTGAAGAAATACAGCACACGTCTATACAAACATAGAGAAGACTACAAGGAAGAAATAGTAGATAACAGTCGTGTTTCGTCAGTTAGAATGTAGGAGATTGAAGGAAGAACAAGATAGCTTCCACGAACAATGTCACTGCACAAAGTGGTACACCATCAAAGCCCAGAGAGGTAGAGTGCCTCTTTAGCAATCAAAATGTACGCAAGTGAACCAAGTGCCTTGGTACTTACTCTCATACCCTCCCAACGTGATACGGCACGAAGCGGGCGTAAGGCGCGCAGTGTACGCATCGAACGGAACGCTGGAATATCGGCCGCTCCCACCCAGATAGCGGCAAGGTTTATCAGCGATAGCTAAGGGGAAAAAATCATTGAACGAAGGAAAAGATACGCAATGAAACGGAAATCAACGAAAGATAATTAGCAGGAAGATGCACTAAACGCAATCATCTTAATTTAACCGATACACATATATCACACATTGTGTGTTTACTTATCTTAATTATATATAATTGGTTAATATGTTACAAGACTAATTTGCTTAGGTAATTGTTTTCCCTCTATTGCTGTTTGTGTGATTGTGTGAGAAACTATGGCTAAAGTAATTATTGTTAACTATGATTGTTTTGCTATGTATTATGATATGGAGATAACAGAATTATATGAGGGTCCAGTCAATGGTTTTCACGACGCACAGGACGATTATACTCACCATTACGATAATAAAATCAAGCCAACACCAAGCATTCGTAAAGTATACTTTAAAACCTAAAGCTAACCATTTGATTAACatctctaaaaaaaatatcactgTGAATATTCGGTCCATATAATAAAGGATATCTTGCAGGATTGGGCGTTGTGGAAGATGTACATCTTCGAGAGCCTGTAGGGTTGCAGAAAGAAGCAGAACAAACGATCATATCAAACGCAAAGTCAGAGGAATTAATCTCATCAATCGTTGGAAGAGCAGGAAGTCCGATCGTCAATTGCTCGTGACACACTTACCAATGCTAAGCTACTAAGCAAAATCATAGTAATTACAGCAGTCTCGAAGTACTTGTTCTCAATCAGCTGGAACGTTTTGAGACGTAGGTTTGCCCAGCCCTGCCAAAACGGAGCATCATCGTCTCCAGCGAGCACTGGGAACTTTTTATAGCAATTATCCGGGCAGCAGTCCGCCGGTGAATCTTCGATCACTTCATCCTCCTCGGCGTGAATAATAAGCTCACCATCTAGCGGACCTTCTTCGCCTTCGCCTTCGTCATCGAGCTCTGGACAAGTGAACAGAACATTTGTAGTGTGTGAAAGAAGGACTTTTCATTCGCACTGGGAACGTCGGTACATACCTTCGTCAATTCCTAAATCCTCCTTGCTGGCATCACGTTTTTCTTCGCCCTCCATCGTTTCGGCGCTGCCTTTGTGGCTTTCGTCCTTGAATGGGCGATTTTTGTGACTGCCATAAGATTTGATACTGGCAGTATCATCGTCCTGCAAGGACACGCCTCTATGATTCAGTTCATGTTCTAATTTATTATCTTGATGATTACTAATAGAATTGCCTATCACCTAATTATCAAGACATAATACACACATAATGAGATTAATGTTTTGCTTAGCagctaaagttttttttgtagtaaagTGAATGAGTGTGTGTATAAAAACTGTCAGGATGCAGACAAAATGAGTTCATGTGCCGTAGTGGTTAAAATGAAATGGGTAAACTGTGAGGAAGTTTTGATGAACAATATGACAAAACGGAAATCTCAAACCCATACTAAACAGAATCTATGAATGGATGCGAAAGTGCGAAAGTATCGATAGAAAGAAGTACGTACCTTTGAGTTGTTCATGATctgcttgtttttctttgccttgTTCTTCAGATCACCGTGAATGGTAAATTCCATTCCATCTCCTATTGCTACTTCCAGCTGGTTGTGTTCCTTGATGCCTTTCTTCAGCAGCCCATCAGCCAGTATGTCATCTGGAGTAAGTTCCAGCTCATTTTCACCATGTTCTGCAGATATACATGGACATACTCCTTTGCCTAatgcatgtgttttttgtttgtttgtatatttgtttgtttgtgtgtcatGATTCAGTTTCCATATGGACGGTTGTGCATAATTTTCACATATTCATACGGTGGTACCATATTATGTTTTCGTTATGATTtcaaatggaataaattacCATTGGTATAATATAATTTCCAATCGGTGGAATCCAAAATAAGTCGAGCAAGAGAAGAACATCGGAAGTTTCACAAATGGCATATGGCATAGTATTCCATTTTACGCAGTTTGTTTCAATGTGCAGTTAGCATAGGAACATTTATAATATAGAAGTAGATAAATCGAGAGAAAAAATTGATACACTTGAATTAAGAATCGCTTGTTGGTACACGGATATTTTAAATAtcagagcacacacacacacacatacacacatagacatttcatcaaaatacaacaaagaaatgcaaacaacctttttcaatgcaaacaacgacaacgacaacgaTGTCTACTATCATCAGGAAAGTACCACAATcaggaaagaaaatacaagCGTGGCAAAACACATACTATTTTGGGGAAGAACAGTAGGTAAACACAACACGAACAATACATTTACAGTTTACTGTACAAATCATCGAAAGTAGTAGGTATTGGTATTTTGCGTAAAAATATCAACACGATCAAAACCTGCGTTATTATGTATGTAAATTAATGTTCCCTCAAATCAAACAGCTTTAAATTCCAGAATTATTCATAAATCAAATGGAATTGGAGCTATATCCTTAATAGCCACTGTCACTGTTGGTGCAACCAACAAGAATGAGAAAGCTTAGTAGTACTATAGGTAGTAGTTAGCTTAACTTGCTCcgttaaacagggtaagattACAAGCTATTCCGCGAAAGTAGCTTTGACACGACTGACAAAACGTTCGCAAATTAATAATATCTTTAGTAAATTGCAAACTGCTTTTTTAAaactctttttctcttttaaaacaatgttGTTTAAGAGTGAGTGGGtaggaagtttatttattttttttttaataattgcgTTATCATGCTATTTAAAAGTTGTAGTGTACTCAAAATCATAATAGATAATTATCTTTCTCtataaaatgcttcaaatattCCGAAGCTATTTTGTAATATTACAAGGACACAATCAAACATCGAATTACCTTAAGCGAGACACTAACCAACGATACACATATGCTCGAAAAATTTTCGGTTTTAcgtctttttttagtttttttttcttcataacaCACAAACGTATTAACAATACATGATGAATTACTACCAAACTAGCAACAGATAGTATACAGCTCTATTACTACTTTCGGTAGAAGGATAAAATCCACTTTTAACGATGCTAATCAAATGGAAAATTGCTAACACTAAACGAAACACACTTTCGGGGAATATTTGAcatggttttaaattttggacACTGATTGTGCCACACCAATTCAAGCAAGTTtcttatattatattatattatattacatTGTAGATGCGCAACTACTatcctgctttttttttaattcatgcaTTTTTAGATTAAATGGTGAACCAGCTGCCTATTTTTAAAACCTTGCGTAAATCTCGAAATTCGATCTTTTTTGATGACGGTAATAGGATGGCAGGATGTTTGGAAAACACTGCATTTTGAAGTTAACGATACTATTACGAGTTGGTGTTACTCGTAACAGAAAACATATAACTGCTACGGTTAAATATGCTGCATAATATTTACGATGTGCGATTTCCGCTAAACGTATCACTGGGTATTTGTATTAATTAGATATCTTAAAAGTTTGTAGGTCTAGTTTACCAGAAACTTTACGTTTGCTCGGATAGTTacaaatttgcaaataaacgGAAATTAAGTTGCGCACCTACTATGTAAATTTTAAGATAGAAATGTAACATTCAGTTTATTAAGTTTTGTTAAACTTTAATGTCATACGTTTTATATCTAAACCAATTACAAAAGATGTATCGATCGCTTCACTCATTGCATCCGATAGCACATTGATGTCAAACAACCCCGAAATTATCACAAATCAGCAACCTTTGGTGGGATTCTGGTTGGAAACTATCTACACTACGGTGGGCAATACAAAATAAACTTAAGTTTGATCGCACACTAGCGCTAATATTAGTAGCGGTAGTGTAAGTGGATAGTAACCTTCTTCCTATTACAAAGCAAGGTGTATTTGCTTACCTGTAGGTTGCACCGATGCTATTTGACtcgttaatttgtttttcacaaaCTTGAGTGCATTTGCTATGTTCGCCTTGATCCAATTAGAAAAGCGTGATATTCTGTTAAACGCTTCAGCGATCTTGTTGGTCTCGTTGTCTGCCGTTGGTGCGGACAGGGATGAAGAACCGAAATTTGACAAAAGCAAAGCTAAGAAAAGATTAAGAACCTGCAAAATAGAGTCATTGGTGAACTATGGGTGAACACTCACGACTATGCAAATGCTAGGTTACTTACGACTAAATTTCCTATTACTACCGTAGCCAGGAAAAATGGTATGCATGACACATCGCCAACAAGCATACAGTCCCACATGGATTCGATCCATTCACCGCACAGCACACGGAACACAATCATAAAGGAATGCATGAAATCGGTAAAATTCCATCTTGGCAGATCTTGGTCTGGGAACAGATGCACATTATCTGGAAGAATTTATTTCGAAtagaattgaagaaaaatacgAACGATGCGCGATTAGGATTAGGCGTTCACCAGCACTCTAAGAAAAATGTGAAAGCACTTGATTTACAAATAATCCGCGTGGAGAAGCTAGCAGATTGCAGATTATCGAGGCATTTGTAAGCTGTTTCTAGAGCTCTTGTTGTTCTAAAAGCTTGTCGTttaatttgttgttattttgttttgtttagcaaaCAATGGTATGCAAGACAGTAACCAGCGGACATTGAACAGTCTAGTACATGTTCGCTGTAAATCAGAACAAAATACCAAATGCAAGAAAATAGCGACTGATTTAAATACGATCGTTGAAGTCTCTGGCACTCAAATGAAATTATTGTAGTTTTACACAAATTTATACGGATGCATCGACCTTAAACCTTTGTGTTTAGTGATCAGATAACAAATAACGACacaattgtaaataatttagGTGACACATTAGCAGTCATAGATTTTCTTACAAATgataaaaagttataaattGTAATTGATTTGCAAGGCGCATATTTGAACATAAAGCAATATGTTTAAGAAACAATGGATATTGTACGCTAAATACTCTACCTTCAGTCTTATTCATTGTTTCATCTCTAGTCTTTCGAATTATGTTTCTAGTCTTTTTACGAATGTACAACCATTTGAGGGGCTTCATTGAACTACATTAGAActattattttgcaaaagcaTAGCAAAAGCACCCTTCAGCTATTGTACTATTATGTACTATGGAAGTGGTAAGCACTGGCCACCGTTGAAAATACCATTCACAATCAACTATTTTCCATGCTCTTGCCAAATCTCACTAGTATGTAGTGTAATGTGTACATTTATACAAAATGGTTCGGAGTGAACGAATTTTGCGCACGTAACGATTGCCTTGTTTTTTCCGCTGTGATTTATGGTTGTCTTGTACGATGCTTTCAATCACAAAGTGTTTTGCGCCATTGCAGAGCTAGCTACTTACCGACATAGTTCTTTCCGAACAGCTGCATTCCCATCACGGCAAAGATGAAGATGATAATGCAGAGCACGAACGTCAGATTACCTAACGCTCCCATCGTTCTGCCCATGATGGAAATGAGTAAATTCAGCGTTGGCCAGGATTTGGCGAGCTTAAAGACTCgaagctgttgttttttttgtttcaaatgatTTGCGTGTAACGTAAGTTTTAGGTTTTTATTGTGGTAGATGATGATGCGTCAGATCGCAAAATAAAATGAGTTTTAATTTGTACagtttttaatgcgaaatggttTTGAGTATGCGTACGATAGCGATGTTGTTGATGCATGTTATGGTATAtgtgtttgttgcattttttttaattttttcgcaAGAAGTGTATAAATTACATACGATTAAtgtgagaaagaaaagaaccatgaaaaagaagaaagagagaaaaagagagatagTAGAGAAAATTGGCAAGTAatagaaagcatttttttcatcaaccGTATGTTTTCTTATAACTATCAGAACAAGTCAATATTCCTTTCAGTGATGTTCCTTCGTGTTAGGGATCATGGGAgagtagtatttttttttattattgtatttATCCAGTACAGTGGTAAACCCTACCATGCTGTTTCATCTAAATACATCCACTAATTGCAATCGAATACTTCTATGGCTTATGCAAGTATTCGTATAGATCCATTCCCTTCGTCTTCGACTACATCGTAAGATCTTTTATC
The DNA window shown above is from Anopheles funestus chromosome 3RL, idAnoFuneDA-416_04, whole genome shotgun sequence and carries:
- the LOC125769886 gene encoding sodium channel protein para isoform X12 yields the protein MTEDSDSISEEERSLFRPFTRESLQAIEARIADEEAKQRELERKRAEGESDFGRKKKKKEIRYDDEDEDEGPQPDPTLEQGVPVPVRMQGNFPPELASTPLEDIDGFYSNQRTFVVVSKGKDIFRFSATNALYVLDPFNPIRRVAIYILVHPLFSLFIITTILVNCILMIMPTTPTVESTEVIFTGIYTFESAVKVMARGFILQPFTYLRDAWNWLDFVVIALAYVTMGIDLGNLAALRTFRVLRALKTVAIVPGLKTIVGAVIESVKNLRDVIILTMFSLSVFALMGLQIYMGVLTQKCIKEFPMDGSWGNLTHENWELFNSNETNWFYSISGDIPLCGNSSGAGQCDEGYICLQGYGINPNYGYTSFDTFGWAFLSAFRLMTQDYWENLYQLVLRSAGPWHMLFFIVIIFLGSFYLVNLILAIVAMSYDELQKKAEEEEAAEEEALREAEEAAAAKAAKLEAQQAAAAAAANPEIAKSPSDFSCHSYELFVGQEKGNDDNNKEKMSIRSEGLESVSEITRTTAPTATAAGTAKARKVSAFTIRNGRGRFVGVPGSDRKPLVLSTYLDAQEHLPYADDSNAVTPMSEENGAIIVPVYYANLGSRHSSYTSHQSRISYTSHGDLLGGMTKESRLRNRSARNTNHSIVPPPNATNLSYADTNHKGQRDFDMTQDCTDDAGKIKHNDNPFIEPAQTQTVVDMKDVMVLNDIIEQAAGRHSRASDHGVSVYYFPTEDDDEDGPTFKDKAIEFLMKMIDIFCVWDCCWVWLKFQEGVAFIVFDPFVELFITLCIVVNTLFMALDHHDMDPDMEKALKSGNYFFTATFAIEATMKLIAMSPKYYFQEGWNIFDFIIVALSLLELGLEGVQGLSVLRSFRLLRVFKLAKSWPTLNLLISIMGRTMGALGNLTFVLCIIIFIFAVMGMQLFGKNYVDNVHLFPDQDLPRWNFTDFMHSFMIVFRVLCGEWIESMWDCMLVGDVSCIPFFLATVVIGNLVVLNLFLALLLSNFGSSSLSAPTADNETNKIAEAFNRISRFSNWIKANIANALKFVKNKLTSQIASVQPTGKGVCPCISAEHGENELELTPDDILADGLLKKGIKEHNQLEVAIGDGMEFTIHGDLKNKAKKNKQIMNNSKVIGNSISNHQDNKLEHELNHRGVSLQDDDTASIKSYGSHKNRPFKDESHKGSAETMEGEEKRDASKEDLGIDEELDDEGEGEEGPLDGELIIHAEEDEVIEDSPADCCPDNCYKKFPVLAGDDDAPFWQGWANLRLKTFQLIENKYFETAVITMILLSSLALALEDVHLPQRPILQDILYYMDRIFTVIFFLEMLIKWLALGFKVYFTNAWCWLDFIIVMVSLINFVASLCGAGGIQAFKTMRTLRALRPLRAMSRMQGMRVVVNALVQAIPSIFNVLLVCLIFWLIFAIMGVQLFAGKYFKCVDKNKTTLPHEIIPDVNACKAENYTWENSPMNFDHVGKAYLCLFQVATFKGWIQIMNDAIDSRDVGKQPIRETNIYMYLYFVFFIIFGSFFTLNLFIGVIIDNFNEQKKKAGGSLEMFMTEDQKKYYNAMKKMGSKKPLKAIPRPRWRPQAIVFEIVTNKKFDMIIMLFIGFNMLTMTLDHYKQSETFSAVLDYLNMIFICIFSSECLMKIFALRYHYFIEPWNLFDFVVVILSILGLVLSDLIEKYFVSPTLLRVVRVAKVGRVLRLVKGAKGIRTLLFALAMSLPALFNICLLLFLVMFIFAIFGMSFFMHVKDKSGLDDVYNFKTFGQSMILLFQMSTSAGWDGVLDGIINEEDCLPPDNDKGYPGNCGSSTIGITYLLAYLVISFLIVINMYIAVILENYSQATEDVQEGLTDDDYDMYYEIWQQFDPDGTQYVRYDQLSDFLDVLEPPLQIHKPNRYKIISMDIPICRGDMMFCVDILDALTKDFFARKGNPIEETAELGEVQQRPDEVGYEPVSSTLWRQREEYCARLIQHAWKRYKQRHGGGTDGSTGDDLEIDACDNGNDGGNGNDNDGSGGAAIGSGDNGSQIAGGSIGGGVGTPGSGKSKGILGGSQANIGVVDHSLSSKESPDSNGDPQGRQTAVLVESDGFVTKNGHRVVIHSRSPSITSRTADV